The following coding sequences are from one Arachis hypogaea cultivar Tifrunner chromosome 7, arahy.Tifrunner.gnm2.J5K5, whole genome shotgun sequence window:
- the LOC112702593 gene encoding probable transcription factor At1g61730, which translates to MAKQKQVAPEDSDDESQVPRPQPEQEDSSEEEEAATSSDEDEDTDQGEDEPRKPQPQKVSKPSSYSSKPSPKLKSQPSASGSKRAAENSIDDSKQPKRGKKAQEDNAVGSVEEDPQKSKSLFQRVFSEEDEIGILKGLSEFIAKTGKEPYKCADEFYDFMKGSNLIRANVSCMQVKEKIRRLKKKFENILIKEKNGKGTTLKPHELEALQLGKNVWGHDGRGGEAVLKETAKKDTVNNEKAAKKALVPHSKGKAEAKSKLNSEPLDSNEGRRMSEFSVTSLALTSMLRYDGTFGKPFGEDYIRKGIELLGVSKREDIEARWRKFKDAENKLYVEIAEFYAEQAKLIYQANSSSSS; encoded by the coding sequence ATGGCGAAGCAGAAGCAAGTCGCTCCTGAAGACTCTGACGACGAATCGCAGGTTCCCAGGCCTCAGCCCGAACAAGAAGATAGCAgcgaggaagaagaagcagcaacttCATCTGACGAGGACGAAGACACAGACCAAGGCGAAGATGAACCCAGGAAGCCTCAACCGCAAAAGGTTTCCAAACCCTCGTCATATTCTTCTAAACCCTCTCCAAAGTTGAAGTCTCAACCTTCGGCTTCCGGGTCAAAGCGCGCAGCTGAAAACAGTATCGACGACTCGAAGCAACCAAAACGTGGGAAGAAGGCACAGGAGGATAACGCCGTCGGCTCCGTTGAAGAGGATCCGCAGAAATCCAAATCCCTCTTTCAGAGGGTTTTCAGCGAGGAAGATGAGATAGGTATCTTGAAAGGCCTGTCTGAGTTCATCGCGAAAACAGGGAAGGAACCCTATAAATGCGCTGATGAATTTTACGATTTTATGAAGGGGTCGAACTTGATTCGGGCAAATGTATCATGCATGCAAGTGAAGGAGAAGATCCGCCGGCTGAAGAAGAAGTTTGAAAACATCCTAATAAAAGAGAAGAACGGCAAGGGGACAACCTTAAAGCCGCACGAGTTGGAAGCACTTCAGTTGGGAAAGAATGTTTGGGGCCACGATGGCCGTGGCGGTGAAGCAGTTCTCAAGGAAACTGCGAAAAAGGATACAGTTAATAATGAGAAGGCTGCGAAGAAGGCGCTAGTGCCCCATTCAAAAGGAAAAGCTGAAGCAAAGTCCAAACTAAATTCTGAACCTTTGGATTCAAATGAAGGTAGAAGGATGAGTGAATTTTCTGTGACTAGTTTAGCTTTGACTTCAATGTTGAGGTACGATGGGACTTTTGGTAAGCCTTTCGGTGAAGATTATATTAGAAAGGGAATAGAGTTACTTGGAGTCTCAAAGAGGGAAGACATCGAGGCTAGGTGGAGGAAGTTCAAAGACGCTGAAAATAAATTGTATGTGGAGATAGCTGAATTCTATGCCGAACAGGCTAAGTTGATATATCAAGCAAATAGCTCGTCGTCCTCCTAG